In Bradyrhizobium erythrophlei, a single genomic region encodes these proteins:
- the mdh gene encoding malate dehydrogenase yields the protein MARNKIALIGSGQIGGTLAHLIGLKELGDVVMFDIAEGVPQGKSLDLAQSSPVDGFDAHMTGANSYEALDRADVCIVTAGVPRKPGMSRDDLLSINLKVMEQVGAGIKKYAPDAFVICITNPLDAMVWALQKASGLPQKKVVGMAGVLDSSRFRYFLADEFNVSVEDVTAFVLGGHGDTMVPLVRYSTVAGIPLPDLVKMGWTSQARVDEIVDRTRNGGAEIVNLLKTGSAFYAPAASAIAMAESYLKDKKRVLPCAAYLNGEYGVKDMYVGVPVVIGSKGVERIVEIELTGKDREAFDKSVGAVQGLVDACKKIAPDLLGR from the coding sequence ATGGCGCGCAACAAGATTGCTCTGATTGGCTCCGGCCAGATCGGCGGAACGCTGGCCCACCTCATCGGCTTGAAGGAACTCGGCGACGTCGTCATGTTCGACATCGCCGAAGGCGTGCCGCAGGGTAAATCGCTCGATCTCGCGCAGTCTTCGCCGGTCGATGGGTTCGATGCCCATATGACGGGCGCCAATTCCTATGAAGCGCTCGACCGCGCCGATGTCTGCATCGTCACCGCCGGCGTGCCGCGCAAGCCCGGCATGAGCCGCGACGATCTTCTTTCCATCAATCTGAAGGTGATGGAGCAGGTCGGCGCCGGCATCAAGAAATACGCTCCCGACGCATTCGTGATCTGCATCACCAACCCGCTCGACGCCATGGTCTGGGCGCTGCAAAAGGCTTCCGGTCTGCCGCAGAAGAAGGTGGTGGGGATGGCCGGCGTGCTGGATTCGTCGCGCTTCCGCTATTTCCTCGCCGACGAGTTCAATGTCTCGGTCGAGGACGTCACCGCCTTCGTGCTCGGCGGTCACGGCGACACCATGGTGCCGCTGGTGCGCTATTCGACGGTGGCCGGCATTCCGCTGCCTGACCTCGTCAAGATGGGCTGGACCTCGCAGGCCCGCGTCGATGAAATCGTCGACCGCACCCGCAACGGCGGCGCCGAGATCGTCAACCTGCTGAAGACCGGCTCGGCCTTCTATGCGCCGGCGGCGTCTGCGATCGCGATGGCCGAGAGCTATCTCAAGGACAAGAAGCGCGTGCTGCCATGCGCCGCCTACCTCAACGGCGAATACGGCGTGAAGGACATGTATGTCGGCGTGCCGGTCGTGATCGGGTCGAAGGGTGTCGAGCGCATCGTCGAAATCGAGCTCACCGGTAAGGATCGCGAGGCCTTCGACAAGTCGGTCGGGGCCGTGCAGGGCCTGGTTGACGCCTGCAAAAAGATCGCGCCTGACCTGTTAGGTCGCTGA
- a CDS encoding Bax inhibitor-1/YccA family protein — translation MSDLDRNYASPFGRAAGRADAATVDAGLRAYMLRIYNYMSIGLAITGLAALGVYMAAVTTDPSGAAAKIGSAFLTPFGYAMFVSPLKWLFILAPLAMVFVISAGINRLAPSTAQLLFWAFSALMGISLSSIFLVYTHTSIVRVFFITAATFGALSLYGYTTRRDLTGMGSFLMMGLFGIIIASLVNLFLASSMLQFVVSVIGVLVFAGLTAWDTQRLKNDYIYGYARAGGDVAERAAITGALSLYLNFINLFTLLLQLLGQRE, via the coding sequence ATGTCGGACCTAGACCGCAACTATGCCTCCCCCTTCGGCCGGGCCGCCGGGCGCGCTGACGCCGCGACCGTCGACGCCGGTCTGCGCGCCTACATGCTGCGCATCTACAATTATATGAGCATCGGCCTCGCCATCACTGGCCTTGCCGCGCTCGGCGTCTACATGGCCGCCGTGACCACCGACCCGTCGGGCGCCGCGGCCAAGATCGGCAGCGCGTTCCTGACCCCGTTCGGCTACGCGATGTTCGTGAGCCCGCTGAAGTGGCTGTTCATCCTCGCGCCGCTCGCGATGGTGTTCGTGATCTCGGCCGGCATCAACCGCCTGGCGCCTTCGACCGCACAGCTGTTGTTCTGGGCGTTCTCGGCGCTGATGGGCATTTCGCTGTCGTCGATCTTCCTGGTGTACACGCACACCTCGATCGTGCGGGTGTTCTTCATCACCGCGGCGACGTTCGGCGCGCTCAGCCTCTACGGTTACACCACGCGACGTGACCTGACGGGGATGGGATCGTTCCTGATGATGGGCCTGTTCGGCATCATCATTGCGAGCCTGGTCAACCTCTTCCTCGCAAGCTCGATGCTGCAGTTCGTGGTTTCGGTGATTGGCGTGCTGGTGTTCGCAGGTCTCACCGCCTGGGATACCCAGCGGCTGAAGAACGACTACATCTACGGCTACGCCCGGGCGGGTGGTGATGTGGCGGAGCGCGCGGCGATTACCGGTGCCCTGTCGCTCTACCTGAACTTCATCAACCTGTTCACGCTGCTGTTGCAGCTGCTCGGCCAGCGCGAGTAA
- a CDS encoding DUF2794 domain-containing protein translates to MSLISEDTDPSEARAVARPSAAGVMSNRVTFNRLELNRILNLYGRMVADGEWRDYAIDFLRERAVFSIFRRASEVPLYRIEKDPRLARKQGMYSVISASGLILRRGHELDRVLLVIDRKLAVV, encoded by the coding sequence ATGAGTTTGATCTCGGAGGACACCGATCCAAGCGAGGCACGCGCCGTGGCGCGACCGAGCGCTGCGGGCGTTATGTCAAATCGGGTGACTTTCAATCGTCTCGAACTCAATCGCATTCTGAATTTGTACGGGCGCATGGTCGCCGACGGCGAGTGGCGCGATTACGCCATCGATTTCCTGCGAGAGCGGGCCGTGTTCTCGATCTTCCGACGTGCCTCTGAAGTTCCGCTCTACCGGATCGAGAAGGATCCGCGGCTGGCGCGCAAGCAGGGCATGTACAGCGTGATCTCCGCCAGCGGCCTGATCCTGCGCCGCGGCCATGAACTCGACCGCGTGTTGCTGGTGATCGACCGCAAGTTGGCGGTCGTGTGA
- the thpR gene encoding RNA 2',3'-cyclic phosphodiesterase yields the protein MPRLFTGLEIPAEIGQTLSSLRGGLPGARWIDPENYHVTLRFIGDIDGISANEIASMLFRVNRKPFEVAVQGLSSFGGKKPRAVVANIAPSRPLIELQAELERLMQRIGLDPEGRKFTPHVTLARLRDAAAQDVADYLSVRGYFPTKVFTASRFVLFSSRASVGGGPYVVEDSYALSA from the coding sequence ATGCCGCGTCTGTTTACCGGACTGGAAATTCCCGCCGAAATCGGCCAAACCCTTTCCTCATTGCGTGGTGGACTGCCGGGCGCCCGCTGGATTGATCCGGAAAATTATCACGTCACCTTGCGCTTCATTGGCGACATCGACGGCATTTCCGCCAACGAAATTGCTTCCATGCTGTTTCGGGTCAACCGCAAGCCGTTCGAGGTCGCCGTCCAGGGCCTTTCGAGTTTTGGCGGCAAGAAGCCGCGCGCGGTTGTCGCCAACATCGCCCCGAGCCGGCCGCTGATCGAATTGCAGGCCGAACTCGAACGCCTGATGCAGCGGATCGGGCTCGATCCCGAGGGACGTAAATTCACCCCGCATGTTACGCTGGCGCGGCTGCGCGACGCGGCGGCGCAGGATGTCGCCGACTATCTTTCGGTGCGCGGCTATTTTCCGACCAAGGTGTTCACAGCCTCCCGCTTCGTGCTGTTCTCCTCCCGCGCCTCGGTTGGCGGCGGACCCTATGTGGTCGAGGATTCCTATGCGTTGAGTGCGTGA
- the zapE gene encoding cell division protein ZapE — protein sequence MSSSPPATFLDQYEALVSSGAIEPDAAQREVAEAFDDLEQRVERYRPLRRQRLLGRLFGDKHEGPPRGLYVHGDVGRGKTMLMDLFFQASPVQYKRRAHFHEFMAEVHERIYGFRQEIARGELPDGDVIALTANAIFEQAWLLCFDEFHVTDIADAMILGRLFARLFELGTVVVATSNVAPDDLYKGGLNRALFLPFIAQIEEHMSVVRLDARTDFRLEKLAGVKMWLVPADAAAATALEKAWAKMTGKAPCRPRDISIKGRTLHVPCSANGVARFSFAELCEQPLAASDYLRLARDYHTIMIDRIPVMDYGERNAAKRFITLIDTLYDNGVKLMASAAADPLSLYLATEGVEANEFKRTSSRLIEMGSESYLGRPHGHKDSAASGSTTGLVET from the coding sequence ATGTCGTCTTCCCCGCCTGCCACTTTTCTCGACCAGTACGAGGCGCTCGTCTCAAGCGGCGCTATCGAGCCCGACGCCGCGCAGCGCGAGGTCGCGGAAGCCTTTGACGATCTCGAGCAGCGGGTCGAGCGCTACAGGCCGTTGCGCAGGCAGCGTCTGCTCGGTCGGCTGTTTGGCGACAAGCACGAGGGCCCGCCGCGTGGCCTTTACGTGCATGGTGATGTCGGCCGCGGCAAGACCATGCTGATGGACCTGTTTTTCCAAGCGAGCCCGGTCCAGTACAAGCGGCGCGCGCATTTCCATGAATTCATGGCCGAGGTGCATGAACGGATCTACGGCTTTCGCCAGGAGATCGCGCGCGGCGAACTTCCCGACGGCGACGTGATCGCGCTGACGGCAAACGCGATCTTCGAGCAGGCGTGGCTGTTGTGTTTTGACGAATTTCACGTCACCGACATTGCGGATGCGATGATTCTCGGGCGGCTGTTCGCCCGCCTGTTCGAACTCGGTACCGTGGTGGTGGCGACCTCCAACGTGGCGCCGGACGACCTCTATAAAGGCGGTCTCAACCGTGCGCTGTTCCTTCCGTTCATCGCGCAGATCGAAGAGCATATGAGCGTCGTGCGGCTGGATGCGCGAACCGATTTCCGGCTGGAGAAACTCGCAGGCGTCAAAATGTGGCTGGTGCCGGCGGATGCCGCTGCCGCCACGGCGCTCGAGAAGGCCTGGGCGAAGATGACCGGCAAGGCGCCGTGTCGTCCACGCGATATTTCGATCAAGGGCCGCACCCTGCATGTGCCGTGCTCGGCGAATGGCGTGGCGCGGTTTTCCTTTGCCGAACTCTGCGAGCAACCGCTGGCTGCATCCGACTACCTTCGGCTCGCCCGCGACTATCACACCATCATGATCGATCGCATCCCGGTGATGGACTATGGCGAGCGCAACGCCGCCAAGCGGTTCATCACCTTGATCGATACGCTGTACGACAACGGCGTGAAGCTGATGGCGTCGGCCGCGGCCGATCCGCTGTCGCTCTATCTGGCGACCGAAGGCGTCGAGGCCAACGAATTCAAGCGGACCTCGTCGCGACTGATCGAAATGGGCTCGGAATCCTACTTAGGGAGGCCGCATGGCCACAAGGATTCGGCGGCCAGCGGCTCGACTACGGGGCTGGTGGAGACGTAG
- a CDS encoding ABC transporter ATP-binding protein, which translates to MDSRIEPSSLSGLAPDSISLSNVNLSLGSGAARVHILKDISLRVASGEALGLIGPSGSGKSTLLMVMAGLERPDSGEVVVNGTAFNALNEDALARFRGRQVGIVFQSFHLIPTMTALENVAVPLELAGSRDASQRAAQELASVGLGDRLHHYPTQLSGGEQQRVALARALAPDPAILVADEPTGNLDEATGKQIVDLLFTKHAERGMTLVLVTHDASLAHRCDRVVRLRSGRIDTQVPERDAAS; encoded by the coding sequence ATGGACAGTCGCATCGAACCCTCATCCTTGTCCGGCCTTGCGCCGGACAGCATTTCTCTCTCCAACGTCAACCTGTCGCTCGGCTCGGGCGCGGCGCGTGTCCACATTCTCAAGGACATCAGCCTGCGTGTCGCGTCGGGCGAAGCGCTTGGCCTGATCGGGCCTTCGGGTTCGGGAAAGTCGACACTCCTCATGGTGATGGCGGGGCTGGAGCGTCCCGACAGCGGAGAGGTGGTGGTCAACGGAACCGCTTTCAATGCCCTCAATGAGGATGCATTGGCGCGTTTTCGAGGCCGTCAGGTCGGCATCGTCTTTCAGTCGTTTCACCTGATCCCGACGATGACGGCGCTGGAGAATGTCGCCGTCCCGCTCGAGCTCGCCGGCAGCCGCGACGCTTCGCAGCGCGCAGCGCAAGAACTCGCATCTGTCGGCCTCGGCGACCGGCTGCATCATTATCCGACGCAGCTTTCCGGCGGCGAGCAGCAGCGCGTGGCGCTGGCGCGCGCGCTGGCGCCCGACCCCGCCATCCTGGTCGCCGACGAGCCGACCGGCAATCTCGATGAGGCGACCGGCAAACAAATCGTCGACCTGCTGTTCACCAAACATGCCGAGCGCGGCATGACGCTGGTGCTGGTGACGCACGATGCCTCGCTGGCGCATCGCTGCGATCGTGTCGTTCGGCTGCGTTCGGGCCGCATCGATACGCAGGTCCCGGAGCGTGACGCCGCTTCATGA
- a CDS encoding arylesterase, whose amino-acid sequence MLKHMLVWGLLAVAAGPALAQSSAAVGSAPLKMVVLGDSLSAGYGLAGADAFPAKLQKALKAKGIEVDMTNAGVSGDTSTGGRDRLDWSVPEGTQAVIVELGANDALRGTDPAVTRGALTDIVARLKARGIAVMLCGMLAPPNYGADFAARFNSIYPDLAKSSGVPLYPFFLDGVAADKKLNQADGMHPTAEGIDIIVKNILPSVEAFLSSISRRAS is encoded by the coding sequence ATGTTGAAGCACATGCTCGTGTGGGGTCTGCTCGCCGTCGCTGCGGGACCGGCCCTGGCGCAGTCGTCGGCGGCCGTCGGCAGTGCCCCGCTCAAGATGGTGGTGCTGGGCGATTCCTTGAGCGCCGGATACGGGCTCGCCGGCGCCGATGCGTTCCCGGCCAAGTTACAAAAGGCGTTGAAGGCTAAGGGGATAGAGGTCGATATGACCAACGCCGGCGTTTCCGGCGATACGTCCACAGGTGGCCGGGACCGGCTCGACTGGTCAGTGCCCGAAGGCACGCAGGCGGTCATCGTCGAACTCGGCGCCAACGACGCGCTTCGCGGCACCGATCCTGCCGTCACCCGCGGGGCGCTGACCGACATCGTGGCGCGGCTGAAGGCGCGAGGCATCGCCGTGATGTTATGCGGAATGCTGGCGCCGCCAAATTACGGCGCCGATTTCGCGGCCCGCTTCAATTCGATCTATCCGGACCTCGCCAAATCGTCCGGCGTGCCGCTCTATCCGTTTTTTCTCGACGGCGTCGCCGCCGACAAGAAACTGAATCAGGCCGATGGCATGCATCCAACCGCGGAGGGAATTGACATCATCGTCAAAAATATCTTGCCTAGCGTTGAGGCATTTCTCAGCTCGATATCGAGGCGCGCGAGCTGA
- a CDS encoding DUF1223 domain-containing protein: MTVMMACNSISRWSSALGVCAIVAIIRPAAAAEPRAVVELFTSQGCSSCPPADKVIGELAKDPSVIALSMPIDYWDYLGWKDTLADSRFSARQKAYSLMRGDRDVYTPQAVVNGEAHVIGSDRGEIERAIEVTRESDGVMSVPVSMKLNGKQITVSVAASNRPPLATHGEVWICSISKAVPISIGRGENRGREVTYYNVVRNVLKVGDWNGSAGSWTVPLENVSREGIDAAAVFVQDGSRDRPGPMLGAAYTALH, from the coding sequence ATGACAGTGATGATGGCCTGTAATTCGATTTCGCGATGGTCGAGCGCCCTGGGCGTCTGCGCCATCGTGGCTATCATTCGTCCGGCGGCGGCTGCGGAGCCCCGCGCGGTGGTCGAACTTTTCACGTCGCAAGGTTGCTCGTCCTGCCCGCCCGCCGACAAGGTGATCGGCGAACTCGCCAAGGACCCGAGCGTGATCGCGCTGAGCATGCCGATCGATTACTGGGATTATCTCGGCTGGAAAGACACGCTGGCGGACTCGCGTTTCTCCGCGCGCCAGAAGGCTTACTCGCTGATGCGCGGCGACCGCGACGTCTATACGCCGCAAGCCGTCGTCAATGGCGAGGCGCACGTCATCGGCAGCGATCGCGGCGAGATCGAACGTGCGATCGAAGTCACCCGTGAGAGCGACGGCGTGATGTCGGTTCCGGTGTCGATGAAGCTGAATGGCAAGCAGATCACGGTCTCGGTCGCAGCTTCGAACAGGCCGCCGCTTGCAACGCACGGCGAGGTCTGGATTTGCTCGATCTCCAAGGCGGTGCCGATCTCGATCGGTCGTGGCGAAAATCGCGGCCGTGAAGTGACCTATTACAACGTGGTTCGCAACGTGTTGAAGGTCGGCGACTGGAACGGCAGCGCCGGTAGCTGGACGGTTCCGCTGGAAAATGTCTCCCGTGAAGGGATCGATGCGGCGGCCGTGTTCGTCCAGGATGGAAGCCGCGATCGGCCGGGTCCGATGTTAGGCGCGGCCTATACGGCGCTTCACTAA
- a CDS encoding GNAT family N-acetyltransferase, which translates to MPSLEIRPTSVADLPSITEIYEHAVREGTATFELVPPDLAEMTRRFQALVDSGFPYLVAELDGDVAGYAYASSYRPRPAYRFTVENSVYLRPAIHRRGVGRQLLERLIAECEARGFRQMIAVIGDSANAASIGVHAACGFQMIGTHPGVGLKFGRWLDTVMMQRELGEGVKTVPTT; encoded by the coding sequence ATGCCGTCGCTCGAAATCAGGCCGACTAGCGTCGCCGACCTGCCCTCCATCACCGAGATCTACGAACACGCGGTTCGCGAGGGAACCGCGACCTTCGAACTTGTTCCGCCCGATCTTGCCGAGATGACCCGGCGCTTTCAGGCACTGGTCGACAGCGGCTTTCCCTATCTCGTCGCCGAACTGGACGGCGACGTGGCCGGCTACGCCTATGCGAGTTCCTATCGGCCGCGGCCGGCCTATCGTTTCACGGTGGAAAATTCGGTCTATCTGCGGCCCGCGATTCACCGCCGCGGCGTCGGCCGGCAATTGCTCGAACGGCTGATCGCCGAATGCGAGGCCCGCGGTTTCCGGCAGATGATCGCTGTAATCGGTGATTCGGCCAATGCGGCTTCGATCGGCGTCCACGCAGCTTGCGGCTTCCAGATGATTGGAACCCACCCCGGTGTCGGCCTCAAATTCGGCCGCTGGCTCGATACCGTGATGATGCAGCGGGAGCTTGGCGAAGGCGTGAAGACGGTTCCTACAACCTGA
- a CDS encoding ABC transporter permease yields the protein MTIVAEPLSGNPPASLPLRYALRELRGGLRGFYVFIACIALGVMTISGVGSVAASLGDGLAREGRTLLGGDVAFSLFQREATPEEIAFLRSRGEVSSIATLRGMARAADDRLALVEIKAVDQAYPMLGQISLEPGMPIADLLTERDGAFGAAADQTLLARLDLKLGDRVNVGQAVFQIRSVVNTEPDKLAGGLGFGPRFLVSEAGLRATQLIQPGSLVRWIYRVKLPDDVSGSRNTTRLIDDTRQALPQAGWEIRSRDNASPQLERTISRFTQFLTLVGLAALLVGGVGVANAVKSHIDRRRDVIATFKAVGGTGRDVFSIYLTQVIGLALIGSIIGLVAGAALPFAIVHLFGKLLPLPIEAALHPEELALSLVYGLLTALAFGLWPLGRVHDVPVAALFRDTVASAWHRPRWPYLASMAGVITLLIAVVIGLSYDRRVATVFVVSSIAVFVLLRGIAAALMALARRLPRTEITMLRLAITNIYRPGALTPSVVLSLGLGLAVLVTITQIDGNLRRQFMAALPEHAPSFYFIDIPATDADRFSAFLKETAPGSTVEEVPMLRGRIVSARGVRAEDLKPSTDAEWVLQSDRGLTSTGEIPKGSKIVEGQWWGADYSGPPLVSIEKKIADGLGLKIGDEIVVNVLGRDISARIGNMRTIDWQGLGINFVLVFSPNAFRGAPHTHIATLTEPHPGAAGDAAIVKSVASAFPMVTSVRVREALETIGSVVTNLVLAIRGASAITLISAILVLGGALAAGHRHRVYDAVILKTLGATRARLIGAYALEYLLIGFATAVFGVIAGSIAAWLIVTRLMTLSFVWQAGSAAGVVASALIVTVGLGLAGTLLALNQKPAAVLRNL from the coding sequence ATGACGATCGTGGCCGAACCCCTGTCCGGTAACCCGCCTGCGTCGCTGCCGCTGCGCTATGCGTTGCGCGAGCTGCGCGGCGGCCTGCGCGGCTTCTACGTTTTCATTGCCTGTATCGCGCTTGGCGTCATGACGATTTCAGGCGTCGGCTCGGTTGCCGCGAGCCTTGGCGACGGATTGGCGCGCGAAGGCCGCACCCTGCTGGGCGGCGACGTCGCTTTCTCGCTGTTCCAGCGCGAGGCGACGCCGGAGGAAATCGCCTTCCTCCGCTCGCGCGGCGAGGTGTCGTCGATTGCGACACTGCGCGGCATGGCGCGCGCCGCCGATGACCGTCTGGCGCTGGTGGAGATCAAGGCGGTCGATCAAGCCTATCCGATGCTCGGCCAGATCTCCCTTGAACCCGGGATGCCGATCGCCGATTTGCTCACTGAGCGTGATGGAGCCTTTGGCGCTGCGGCCGATCAAACGCTGCTGGCGCGGCTCGACCTCAAGCTCGGCGATCGCGTCAATGTCGGCCAGGCGGTTTTCCAGATCCGCAGCGTCGTCAATACCGAGCCGGACAAGCTCGCCGGCGGCCTCGGTTTCGGTCCGCGATTTCTGGTCAGCGAAGCCGGACTCCGCGCCACGCAATTGATCCAGCCCGGCAGCCTGGTGCGCTGGATCTATCGGGTGAAACTGCCCGACGACGTGAGCGGCAGCCGTAACACCACGCGGCTCATCGACGACACGCGGCAGGCGCTGCCTCAGGCTGGATGGGAAATCCGTTCGCGCGACAACGCCTCGCCGCAGCTCGAGCGCACGATCAGCCGCTTCACGCAGTTCCTGACGCTCGTCGGACTGGCGGCGCTCCTGGTCGGCGGTGTCGGCGTTGCCAACGCCGTGAAGAGCCATATCGACCGGCGCCGGGACGTCATTGCCACCTTCAAGGCGGTCGGCGGCACCGGCCGTGACGTGTTTTCGATCTACCTGACGCAGGTGATCGGGCTTGCCCTGATCGGGTCGATCATCGGCCTGGTCGCCGGCGCGGCATTGCCGTTTGCGATCGTGCATCTGTTCGGCAAGCTCCTGCCGCTGCCGATTGAAGCGGCGCTGCATCCCGAGGAGCTCGCGCTGTCGCTGGTCTATGGACTTCTCACGGCGCTGGCCTTCGGTTTATGGCCGCTCGGCCGCGTCCACGACGTGCCGGTCGCGGCGTTGTTTCGCGACACGGTCGCGAGCGCCTGGCATCGCCCGCGCTGGCCCTATCTCGCCTCGATGGCGGGGGTGATCACCCTGCTGATCGCTGTGGTCATCGGCCTTTCCTACGACAGGCGCGTCGCCACCGTCTTCGTGGTGTCGTCGATCGCCGTCTTCGTGCTGCTGCGAGGCATCGCTGCCGCGTTGATGGCACTGGCGCGCCGCTTGCCGCGCACGGAAATAACCATGCTGCGGCTCGCGATCACCAATATCTACCGGCCCGGCGCGCTGACGCCGTCGGTCGTGCTGTCGCTGGGCCTCGGTCTCGCCGTGCTTGTGACGATCACCCAGATTGACGGCAACCTGCGAAGGCAATTCATGGCGGCGCTGCCCGAGCATGCACCGTCATTCTACTTCATCGACATTCCCGCAACCGACGCTGACCGCTTCTCGGCGTTCCTGAAGGAGACCGCGCCCGGATCGACGGTCGAGGAAGTCCCGATGCTGCGCGGCCGCATCGTCTCGGCGCGCGGCGTGCGAGCGGAGGACCTCAAACCCTCAACCGACGCCGAGTGGGTACTGCAAAGTGATCGCGGCCTGACCTCGACCGGTGAAATTCCGAAAGGCTCCAAGATCGTGGAGGGACAGTGGTGGGGCGCCGACTATAGCGGGCCGCCGTTGGTTTCGATCGAGAAGAAGATCGCCGACGGGCTTGGCCTCAAGATCGGCGACGAGATCGTGGTCAATGTGCTCGGCCGCGACATTTCGGCCAGGATTGGCAACATGCGCACGATCGACTGGCAGGGGTTGGGCATCAACTTCGTGCTGGTATTCTCGCCGAACGCCTTCAGGGGCGCCCCTCATACACATATAGCAACATTGACCGAGCCCCATCCGGGCGCGGCCGGAGACGCCGCGATCGTCAAATCGGTCGCGAGCGCCTTCCCGATGGTCACGAGCGTGCGGGTTCGCGAGGCGCTGGAGACCATCGGCTCGGTCGTTACCAATCTCGTGCTGGCCATCCGCGGCGCCAGCGCCATCACCCTGATTTCGGCCATTCTGGTGCTCGGCGGCGCGCTGGCGGCCGGCCATCGCCACCGGGTCTACGATGCCGTCATTCTCAAGACGCTGGGCGCGACGCGCGCGCGGCTGATTGGCGCCTACGCCCTCGAATATCTGCTGATCGGCTTTGCCACCGCGGTCTTCGGCGTGATCGCGGGCTCGATCGCGGCATGGCTGATCGTGACAAGGCTCATGACCCTAAGCTTCGTCTGGCAAGCGGGCAGTGCGGCCGGCGTCGTGGCATCCGCGCTCATCGTCACGGTCGGGCTGGGACTGGCTGGAACACTGCTCGCCCTCAATCAAAAGCCGGCGGCGGTGCTGAGAAACCTCTGA